From one Lycium ferocissimum isolate CSIRO_LF1 chromosome 7, AGI_CSIRO_Lferr_CH_V1, whole genome shotgun sequence genomic stretch:
- the LOC132063024 gene encoding uncharacterized protein LOC132063024 — translation MSTFDKSKLISISKTVLICGLVLYLGFIIFYSDSNCPSSELLSSFRLKWAPFNSQSNVAQTNSATNISHLLFGLLGSEKAWHHRKSYIESWWRPNVTEGYLLLDVPPKGDLLPWSSNSPPYKISDDVPKLVDETKHVDATVLRLVHGIMEVFREEHEDVRWLIMGDDDSIFFLDNMVDILAQYDHKKYYYFGGHSEFILSNYWYSFNQGFGGAGFMLSYPLAKALAKDMVNCLKRYNYLNAADKTTMTCIADIGVNLSPLQGIHQIDLRGDLSGFLSSHPKSLLMSLHHFDMVEPIFPSMDRGQSIFHLQNAAQYDQSRMLQQTICHHRSNGWTFSVSWGYSAHIYEKIMPRSWIQNPIETFKTWQKSPNPPHYMFDVRIPSWDPCEAPHVFFFKSIEKTPRNEILTTYTRAWPRGIGACLSAGNHSAEYVSEIDVYSPAIKRIQIDRCECCDIIHEAGSNKAEVKYRECKADEIIA, via the exons ATGTCTACATTTGACAAATCTAAACTGATTAGCATTTCCAAAACAGTGCTGATATGTGGTTTAGTCCTATACTTAGGCTTTATTATCTTTTACAGTGACTCTAATTGTCCATCTTCTGAGCTTCTCTCTTCTTTCAGATTGAAATGGGCACCTTTTAATTCTCAATCAAATGTTGCACAAACCAACAGTGCCACAAATATTAGCCACCTCCTTTTTGGTCTTTTGGGTTCTGAAAAAGCATGGCACCATAGAAAATCATACATTGAATCATGGTGGAGACCAAATGTTACAGAAGGATATCTTTTACTAGATGTTCCTCCAAAAGGTGATCTTCTCCCATGGTCCTCAAATTCACCTCCTTATAAAATATCCGATGATGTTCCAAAACTTGTTGATGAAACCAAACATGTCGATGCAACCGTTTTAAGGTTGGTTCATGGGATAATGGAGGTGTTTAGAGAGGAACATGAAGATGTAAGATGGTTAATTATGGGGGACGATGATTCGATATTTTTCTTGGATAATATGGTTGATATTCTTGCACAATATGATCATAAGAAGTACTATTATTTTGGAGGACATTCGGAATTTATATTGTCGAATTATTGGTACTCATTTAATCAAGGTTTTGGTGGAGCTGGATTCATGTTGAGTTATCCTTTGGCTAAAGCATTGGCAAAAGATATGGTTAATTGCCTAAAGAGATATAATTATTTGAATGCTGCTGATAAAACTACAATGACTTGCATAGCTGACATTGGTGTCAATCTTTCTCCTCTTCAAGGTATTCATCAG ATTGATCTACGCGGTGATTTATCAGGATTTCTATCATCCCATCCAAAATCTCTACTAATGTCACTTCACCATTTTGACATGGTTGAACCAATTTTTCCCTCTATGGATCGTGGACAATCAATATTCCACCTCCAAAATGCTGCACAATATGATCAATCACGAATGTTACAACAAACCATATGCCACCACAGGTCTAACGGTTGGACATTTTCAGTTTCTTGGGGATACTCAGCTCATATTTATGAGAAAATTATGCCTAGAAGTTGGATACAAAATCCTATTGAAACATTTAAAACATGGCAAAAAAGTCCTAATCCACCACATTATatgtttgatgttagaattccTTCGTGGGATCCATGTGAAGCTCCTCATGTATTTTTCTTCAAGTCCATTGAGAAAACACCAAGAAATGAAATTCTTACAACATATACTAGAGCATGGCCTCGAGGAATAGGAGCTTGTTTGTCTGCTGGAAATCATTCTGCCGAATATGTTTCTGAAATTGATGTTTATTCACCAGCAATAAAACGTATCCAG